The Elusimicrobiaceae bacterium sequence GCAGGAAACGCTGTGGCTGCCGGCCAAAACCTCGCAGGCCTACAGCGCGACGTACATAAACAATGTTAAAGCGGCAATCGTCAGCTACGGCGCAGTGGCGGCTTCAATATACTGGGACGGCGCGGCCGCCGTGTCAATTCCCGCGAAACCTTATTATTATTTTTACAATTCGCATTGCACCATAAGCAACGGCTCCAGAAACTGCCAGGCGCAAAGCAGCCGGGCCGGCGGACACCTGATAGCGCTGGTCGGCTGGGTGGACAATCTCGACCGAACCAGCTTCACAACCTCCGCCAACGGCACGCCCGCAGGCGACGGCGCCTGGCTGGCGCGCAACAGCTGGGGGTCGGAAATCGGAGACGGCGGCTACTTCTACATTTCCTATTATGATACTTCCCACGGCTGCGAAACAGCCGTATTCCACACAGCGGAAGAAACCTCCAATTACACCCGTCAATACGGGTACGACACTCTCGGCTGGACCAATTCTATCGGTTCCGGCCTGACCGGCTGGATGGCCATGCAGGCCGTGTCCGCCGAGGCTGGCGAAACGATAAAATCAGTCGGATTCTACAACACGGAATCCGGCGCAGCCCAGTACAACATCTACATTTACACAGGCTCGGCGGCGGGTGCGCCGCGCAGCGGAACGCTGGCTTATTCCGCGGCCGGCACGCTGGCATTAAGCGGGTATCACACCATCCCGCTGGCAACACCCGTAACGCTCAGGAACGCGGGCACGCGGTTTTCGGCAGTGGTCAGGCTGGCTAACCAGTCCTACGTCTATCCGATTCCGATCGAATATAATGACGGCTTTTATTCCGCCAAAGCCAACGCTTCCGCAAACGAAACTTTTTACAGTGACGACGGCGGTTCCTGGACTGACCTCACGGAAATGTACGCCAAAACCAGCGCCTGCCTTAAAGCCTATACGTCCGCCAGTCAGGCCGGCGGCATTGACACCTCCACGATAGTCGTTAAAGGCTATCCCAGCCCCTGCGATTTCAAAAAAAACGCCACGATGACGCTGGGCGGACTCCTTACCGGACAGACGAACGTAAAAATACGGGTTTACTCGCTGTCGGGCCAGCTGGTTCGCACGTTTGACCGGATAGACGGACTAACGCCCGCCAATCAGGCTTTATGGGACGGAAAGAACCAGGCGGGCGAACGCGTCGCCAGCGGCGTATACATAGTGCTTTTCACGGCTGACGCAATGAATCCGAAAACCGAAAAAGTGGCGGTATTTTGGTAACGCCATGACAGCCCCGCGTAATAAAATAAACGCGCTTGTTCTTTCCGCGCT is a genomic window containing:
- a CDS encoding lectin like domain-containing protein, with translation NNPDFTAYMTAKAKKSAGTMPAVAPVSALDRFGYCPPPLDRSADAGKDITLQLPENRAAALASYIAPGEDLSFGVSDSSFDLRGQSKLTAIRDQGDYGTCWAFASLASLESNLLPAETWDFSENGVAMNSGFFTDSTDLMNYGGNTFMSSAYLLRWAGPVNETDDPYDGVRRTGKPVRKHMQETLWLPAKTSQAYSATYINNVKAAIVSYGAVAASIYWDGAAAVSIPAKPYYYFYNSHCTISNGSRNCQAQSSRAGGHLIALVGWVDNLDRTSFTTSANGTPAGDGAWLARNSWGSEIGDGGYFYISYYDTSHGCETAVFHTAEETSNYTRQYGYDTLGWTNSIGSGLTGWMAMQAVSAEAGETIKSVGFYNTESGAAQYNIYIYTGSAAGAPRSGTLAYSAAGTLALSGYHTIPLATPVTLRNAGTRFSAVVRLANQSYVYPIPIEYNDGFYSAKANASANETFYSDDGGSWTDLTEMYAKTSACLKAYTSASQAGGIDTSTIVVKGYPSPCDFKKNATMTLGGLLTGQTNVKIRVYSLSGQLVRTFDRIDGLTPANQALWDGKNQAGERVASGVYIVLFTADAMNPKTEKVAVFW